In a genomic window of Helianthus annuus cultivar XRQ/B chromosome 10, HanXRQr2.0-SUNRISE, whole genome shotgun sequence:
- the LOC110884105 gene encoding 40S ribosomal protein S18, producing the protein MSLVANEDFQHILRVQNTNVDGKQKIMFAMTSIKGIGRRFANIVCKKADVDMNKRAGELSSAEIDNLMTIVANPRQFKIPDWFLNRKKDYKDGKYSQVTSNALDMKLRDDLERLKKIRNHRGLRHYWGLRVRGQHTKTTGRRGKTVGVSKKR; encoded by the exons ATG TCGCTAGTCGCCAATGAAGACTTTCAGCACATTCTTCGTGTTCAGAACACTAACGTTGACGGGAAGCAGAAGATTATGTTCGCTATGACCTCTATCAAGGGTATTGGTCGTCGTTTTGCTAACATTGTTTGCAAAAAGGCTGATGTTGACATGAACAAGAG GGCTGGAGAACTTTCAAGTGCTGAGATCGATAATCTGATGACCATCGTGGCAAATCCACGCCAATTCAAAATCCCTGATTGGTTTTTGAACAGGAAGAAAGATTACAAGGATGGAAAGTACTCACAAGTCACTTCTAATGCTCTCGACATGAAATTGAGAGATGATCTTGAACGTTTGAAGAAGATCAG GAACCATCGTGGTCTTCGTCACTACTGGGGTCTTCGAGTGCGTGGACAGCACACCAAAACTACTGGTCGTAGGGGAAAGACTGTCGGTGTGTCCAAGAAGAGATAA